From Deltaproteobacteria bacterium CG2_30_66_27, one genomic window encodes:
- a CDS encoding helicase translates to MTTRFFTNAGDNTLLNKFKGVFENNRDIVFFDALVGFLRASGYFSLRPFLTHVPNVRILVGINVDTIISDYHKQGLLFHPDSARAVEEFRKALRDDIQDARYSREVEEGIVRFVEDVISKKLEIRAHPSKRLHAKIYIFRPASYNEHKSGVVITGSSNLTDAGLGTKEIQRNYEFNVLLNSFEDVRFATNEFESLWEEGVSILPKDVSAVKEHSYLRSDLTPFELYIKFLTEYFGSAVEFDPNAITDLPQGYLRLSYQIDAVKLGYELLQKHNGFFLADVVGLGKTVIATLIAKKFFFQNDFPNHRSHTLIIVPPALKESWKQTIETFRLDNVEIITNGSLHKVSHPGKYDLVIVDEAHKFRNDTAESYDQLQRICKAPTRHRLADGALAKKKVILVSATPLNNRPADIRNLIFLFQDGKDSTLEIGNLQRFFASRIKEYDTAMRNPDTAAARGEVKRIYGLIRTKVFSYLTIRRTRTDLLEHEAYRADLDEQGIVFPKVGKPGKILYRLEPELERLYDRTFEVLKKDLTYNRYRAIGFLKPDKKRKYQSADRISAQLANIMKTLLVKRLDSSFHAFRESLLRFKNATGAMLGMFESGTIYIAPNLDVSSYILEGREDELIALIAEKQGSDPTIEICLPADFEDGYLAGLQADHALLDTLSKQWVKVKDDPKFEEFLAYLKTELLDRKINHGGRVVVFSEAKDTTDDLKRQLAANGYDKVLCIDSGSRAEKMPAVRANFDANLPHDQQANDYNILISTEVLAEGVNLHRANVVVNYDTPWNSTRLMQRIGRVNRIGSTAPRIHVYNFFPTAKVDNDIELHKKALMKLQAFHSALGEDSQIYSEDEEFGTFGLFDREVEEERDERLSYLMELRKYKADNPEKFRRIRNLPLRARTGRKIDEHPGKTATFIRNQRRDAFYLVGPDAELEELSFVETAVLYKAAVDEASLPLHDLHHEHVNLALSDFADKLQAEAVQHKVVDSTQGPNERKALSYLEGFMKLPFVSEPEKKRIRAAKHAVKMARFAQLQRGINDLARSQKKVPVTAVALLEKLMEILDRYPLANEFDESEQPEMLVKATGPLRPEIILSESFSS, encoded by the coding sequence ATGACAACCCGTTTCTTCACCAACGCCGGCGACAACACCCTGCTCAACAAGTTCAAGGGCGTTTTCGAAAACAACCGGGACATTGTGTTTTTCGACGCCCTGGTCGGTTTTCTCCGTGCCTCGGGGTATTTTTCACTGCGTCCGTTTTTAACGCACGTCCCGAATGTCCGCATCCTGGTCGGGATCAACGTCGACACGATCATTTCCGATTATCACAAGCAGGGTCTTCTCTTTCACCCCGATTCCGCCAGGGCTGTCGAGGAATTCCGGAAGGCATTGCGTGACGACATCCAGGATGCCCGCTATTCCCGGGAGGTTGAAGAAGGGATTGTCCGGTTTGTCGAGGACGTGATTTCAAAAAAGCTGGAGATTCGCGCCCACCCGTCGAAACGACTCCACGCCAAGATCTACATTTTCAGGCCGGCCTCATACAATGAACACAAATCCGGAGTCGTCATCACGGGGTCGTCGAATCTGACCGATGCCGGATTGGGCACCAAAGAGATACAGCGGAACTACGAATTCAATGTGCTGCTCAACTCGTTCGAGGATGTCCGCTTCGCCACGAATGAATTCGAATCGCTGTGGGAGGAAGGCGTCTCCATCCTCCCCAAGGACGTTTCGGCGGTCAAAGAACACTCGTACCTGCGTTCCGACCTGACGCCATTCGAACTCTACATCAAGTTCCTGACCGAGTACTTCGGCTCTGCGGTCGAATTCGACCCCAATGCGATCACTGATCTGCCCCAGGGGTATCTGCGCCTTTCCTACCAGATCGACGCGGTCAAGCTTGGGTACGAACTGTTGCAGAAGCACAATGGCTTCTTCCTGGCCGATGTCGTCGGTCTCGGGAAGACGGTGATCGCCACGCTGATCGCCAAGAAGTTCTTCTTTCAAAACGATTTTCCGAACCATCGCTCGCACACCCTGATCATCGTACCGCCCGCCCTGAAGGAAAGCTGGAAACAGACCATCGAGACGTTCAGGCTGGACAACGTCGAGATCATCACCAACGGCAGTCTGCACAAGGTCAGCCATCCCGGGAAATACGACCTCGTCATCGTGGACGAGGCGCACAAATTCAGGAACGACACGGCCGAAAGCTACGACCAGCTCCAGCGAATCTGCAAGGCGCCGACCCGGCATCGACTGGCGGACGGCGCCCTCGCGAAAAAGAAAGTCATCCTCGTCTCGGCGACCCCGCTCAACAACCGTCCCGCCGATATTCGCAACCTGATCTTCCTGTTCCAGGACGGCAAGGATTCGACGCTGGAGATCGGCAACCTGCAGCGGTTCTTCGCGAGCCGGATCAAGGAATACGACACGGCCATGCGGAACCCGGATACTGCCGCCGCGCGCGGAGAGGTCAAGCGGATCTATGGGTTGATCCGCACCAAGGTTTTCTCCTACCTGACGATCCGCCGCACGCGCACCGACCTGTTGGAACACGAGGCGTATCGGGCCGACCTCGACGAGCAAGGGATCGTTTTCCCGAAGGTGGGGAAACCCGGGAAGATCCTTTACCGGCTGGAACCGGAGCTGGAACGGCTGTACGACCGGACGTTCGAGGTGCTGAAGAAGGATCTGACCTACAACCGCTATCGTGCGATCGGCTTCCTGAAGCCCGACAAGAAACGGAAATACCAGAGCGCCGACCGGATCTCCGCCCAGTTGGCCAATATCATGAAAACGCTGCTGGTGAAGCGACTGGACAGCAGTTTCCACGCATTCCGGGAATCGTTGCTCCGCTTCAAGAACGCCACCGGCGCCATGCTGGGCATGTTCGAAAGCGGCACGATCTACATCGCACCCAACCTCGACGTTTCAAGCTATATCCTCGAGGGACGAGAGGATGAGCTGATTGCGCTGATCGCCGAGAAGCAGGGGAGCGATCCCACCATCGAAATCTGCTTGCCTGCCGATTTCGAGGACGGATACCTCGCGGGATTACAGGCCGACCATGCGCTGCTTGATACCCTGTCCAAGCAGTGGGTAAAGGTGAAGGACGATCCGAAGTTCGAGGAATTCCTTGCCTACCTGAAGACCGAGCTGCTCGACCGGAAGATCAACCACGGCGGGCGGGTGGTCGTATTTTCCGAAGCGAAGGACACGACCGACGATCTGAAAAGACAACTTGCCGCAAACGGGTACGACAAGGTCCTATGCATCGACTCCGGCAGCCGCGCCGAAAAGATGCCTGCCGTCCGGGCGAATTTCGACGCCAATCTTCCCCACGATCAACAGGCCAACGATTACAACATCCTCATCTCGACCGAGGTGCTGGCCGAAGGCGTCAACCTGCACCGCGCCAACGTGGTCGTAAATTACGACACGCCATGGAACTCGACCCGCCTGATGCAGCGCATCGGCCGGGTGAACCGGATCGGGTCCACGGCGCCGCGTATTCACGTCTACAACTTTTTCCCCACCGCGAAGGTCGACAACGACATCGAGCTGCACAAGAAGGCGCTCATGAAGTTGCAGGCGTTCCACTCGGCGCTCGGCGAGGACAGCCAGATCTATTCCGAAGACGAGGAGTTCGGGACGTTCGGGCTCTTCGACCGGGAGGTTGAAGAGGAACGGGACGAGCGGTTGTCGTACCTGATGGAACTCCGGAAATACAAGGCCGACAACCCGGAAAAGTTTCGCCGCATCCGTAACCTGCCGCTCAGGGCGCGTACCGGGCGGAAGATCGACGAACATCCCGGGAAGACCGCCACCTTCATCCGCAATCAGCGGCGGGACGCCTTTTACCTCGTGGGGCCCGATGCCGAACTCGAAGAATTGAGCTTCGTGGAGACCGCAGTCCTCTACAAAGCCGCCGTCGATGAAGCGTCGTTGCCCCTTCACGATCTGCATCACGAACACGTCAACCTGGCGCTGTCCGACTTCGCGGATAAACTCCAGGCCGAGGCCGTCCAGCACAAGGTGGTCGATTCCACGCAAGGCCCCAACGAGAGAAAGGCATTGTCGTACCTCGAAGGGTTCATGAAGTTGCCGTTCGTCAGCGAACCGGAAAAGAAACGAATCCGGGCGGCGAAGCACGCCGTCAAGATGGCCCGTTTCGCCCAGCTTCAACGAGGCATCAACGACCTGGCCAGGAGCCAGAAGAAAGTTCCGGTGACGGCCGTGGCGTTGCTTGAAAAACTGATGGAAATTCTGGACCGCTACCCGCTCGCGAACGAATTCGACGAGTCCGAGCAACCCGAGATGCTCGTGAAGGCGACGGGCCCGCTCCGCCCCGAGATCATCCTTTCGGAGTCGTTCTCTTCATGA
- a CDS encoding plasmid maintenance system killer has product MIRSFKGAEAARIYARQRSKKLPTDIQQVALRKMRMLNNAVNLKDLRIPPANRLEKLSGNRARQHSIRINDQRRLCFEWRDGDAYEVEITDYH; this is encoded by the coding sequence ATGATTCGATCGTTCAAGGGTGCGGAGGCGGCAAGGATTTATGCGCGCCAACGATCGAAAAAATTACCAACAGACATACAGCAGGTTGCGTTGCGGAAAATGCGCATGCTGAACAACGCTGTGAACCTGAAGGATTTGCGCATACCGCCCGCAAATCGGTTGGAGAAACTTTCCGGTAATCGGGCAAGGCAACACAGCATCCGGATCAACGACCAGCGGCGTCTCTGTTTCGAGTGGCGGGATGGGGACGCCTATGAGGTCGAGATTACGGATTATCACTAG
- a CDS encoding addiction module antidote protein, HigA family: protein MSKEKLHPVHPGEVLMEEFLKPMGLSQNRLALNIGVPPRRINEIVLEKRRISAETALRLARYFGTSPQFWLGLQADFDLDVAAEGMGERLRQEVMVRAKAS, encoded by the coding sequence ATGAGCAAGGAGAAACTTCATCCGGTCCATCCTGGCGAGGTGTTGATGGAGGAATTTCTGAAGCCGATGGGGCTGAGCCAGAATCGTCTGGCACTCAACATCGGTGTGCCGCCACGTCGGATTAATGAAATTGTCTTGGAGAAGCGTCGTATATCGGCCGAGACAGCTCTTCGTCTTGCCCGTTATTTCGGTACCTCCCCGCAGTTCTGGCTTGGGTTGCAGGCTGATTTCGATCTTGACGTTGCGGCGGAAGGGATGGGTGAGCGCTTGAGGCAGGAAGTGATGGTCCGAGCCAAGGCTAGCTAA